DNA sequence from the Candidatus Omnitrophota bacterium genome:
GCCTCTGACCATAGCCCTGGCGACCATGGGGCATAAACAGCGTCTTGATATCTCTTACGCGAGCGAAAGAGTTCTGCTGGGCTAAATGGAAAAAGCGAATTTTTTGTATTGGCAATTTGCGTTTTGATTTATAGAATATAGGAAGAAATCCGGAGGGAATAAACAAATGAGACAGATAGCGATTATAGGGTTGGGAAGTTTCGGGAACGCTCTCGCCAAGGCGCTGGCGTCAAGCGGCGTTGAGGTCATAGCCATTGACCGCGACAAAGACCGCATAGAAGAGCTGAAAGAATATGTCACTGTCGCCGTTGCCTGTGACGCCACCGATGAAAAAACGCTGAAAAACATAGGGCTTGGCGACGTCGATCTGGCCGTGGTGGCCATCGGCGAGGATGTTGAAGCGTGTCTTCTGACCTCCATACTGCTCAAGAAACTCGGTGTTCCCTCAATTTTCAGCAGGGCTGTCACGCCGACACAGAAAGAAATACTGAAAGCCATAGGCGTTACCCGGATTATTGAAATTGAAAATGAAATGGGGAAAGAAATCGCAAACGCCATTATCGCCCCCCGCATCCTCAAAAGGGTGTCGCTGGGTGAAAATCATTCCATGGCCGAGATAAAAGTTCCTACGCAATTTGTGGGAAAAAGGATTTCGGAACTTAATCTGCGGCAGAAAAACAGAATAAACATAGTCGCCATAAAAAGAAACATACCTGATATTGACAAAGCGACCGGCAGCAAAACAACAAAGGAAGAAATAGACACCGTGCCCGATCCCGAAACTTATTTTGACGAGAATGACATAATTATCGTCGCCGGAACAGACAAAGATATCAAAAACATCTAACACGAAAATGAAAAATCTCTACCGCAACACGATGTTCATCCTTATATTTATCTGCTTTTTATCCATGGCCGGCAGCATCTTTTTTTCAAACGAGACAACCGTACGCATCTTTGTGACGATCTCAGACGTAATAATCGCGGCCGGCCTGATTTTTCTGGTTTTCTCATTTTCAAAAAAACTTTCAAAAATAAACAATCAGCTTCAGATAGTGTCATCCGGCTCCTTTACCACGGATTTTCCCGAAAAAATAAATAACGAACTGGATATGCTGACACTCAAACTCAGCAAACTGTTCAACAATATGAATAATTACGACAGGCTCCGCGCAAAAAATGTGGCGAAATCCGCGAAAGCGTATATGACTATCAGTATAAATGTCTCCGATGCCGTTATAATGGTCGACTTTGACGAAAACACAGCTTCTCTCAATCCCTCCGCGCAAAAAATATGGAACCTTGAAACACGATCCTTTCCGCTGGATGTCGTAACAAAGCACGCCCAGAATACGGAGTTTAGAAAATTTCTTGATCGGGTCGCGGTCTCCGGAGAGGAACAGGCCAAGGTTTCCGTGTATTTCCCATCGGCCTCACGCAGAGAAGTCTCTGTCAAAGCCGTCCCCATAAAAACAATTGACGAAAAAACAACGCTCATACTGCTCTTTGTCACCACCGTGGACGGCAAAAAGGAAAACGGCAAATAATTCAGCAACTATAAATTATCCTCCCCCAGGGTTTGGCAAGTATCCTGTTAGAATGCTTGCATTTTCAAAATCCAAAATATACTTGCAGGTTTCAACAGAAATATGGTATAGTTTAGCTGGAAATTGGCAGCAAATAAAATTTACATAGTATATTTATGAAGAAACAACATATTTCGGTTAAAAAAGCTTATGATTTCTGGGCTGAACAATATGAATCAGATGGAAATTCAATGATGGCTTTGGAAGATAGCGTATTTAATAAAGAATTTACATCATCATTAAATGATAAAAAAATTTTAGATTTGGGCTGTGGTACAGGAAGACATACCTCAAAATTTATTGAATTAAATGCGAAAGTAACAGGAGTTGATTTTTCTACCAACATGCTGAAAAAAGCAAAAGAAAATAATAGATCTAAGAACGTAAGATTCATTCAGCATGATATCTCTAA
Encoded proteins:
- a CDS encoding TrkA family potassium uptake protein, with the translated sequence MRQIAIIGLGSFGNALAKALASSGVEVIAIDRDKDRIEELKEYVTVAVACDATDEKTLKNIGLGDVDLAVVAIGEDVEACLLTSILLKKLGVPSIFSRAVTPTQKEILKAIGVTRIIEIENEMGKEIANAIIAPRILKRVSLGENHSMAEIKVPTQFVGKRISELNLRQKNRINIVAIKRNIPDIDKATGSKTTKEEIDTVPDPETYFDENDIIIVAGTDKDIKNI